From the genome of Spirosomataceae bacterium TFI 002, one region includes:
- a CDS encoding glycerol-3-phosphate acyltransferase PlsY encodes MSEFVPFLVLAYLIGSIPTAYWYGKAVHKVDIREMGSGNSGATNSLRVLGKKAGIIVLLIDIFKGLVVVWIARFAGFSLEDQFIIGIAAVIGHLLPVFAQFKGGKGIATSFGIIVGINPYGAIICVLVFVIIVKLSKYVSLGSLLGAFSFLIFSFFAYKDSSFIQLCCFLLFAILCFTHRQNIKRLANGVENKYPPK; translated from the coding sequence ATGAGTGAATTTGTACCTTTCCTAGTTTTGGCGTATCTGATAGGATCTATTCCTACAGCATACTGGTATGGCAAAGCAGTTCATAAAGTTGATATTCGAGAAATGGGCTCTGGCAACTCAGGAGCCACGAACTCACTCAGAGTATTAGGCAAGAAAGCAGGTATCATAGTTCTACTTATTGATATTTTCAAAGGATTAGTTGTTGTTTGGATAGCACGATTTGCTGGTTTTAGCCTTGAAGATCAATTTATCATTGGTATTGCCGCTGTAATTGGTCACCTACTTCCCGTTTTTGCTCAGTTCAAGGGAGGGAAAGGAATTGCAACGTCTTTTGGAATTATTGTTGGAATCAATCCATATGGTGCAATAATTTGTGTTCTAGTGTTCGTTATCATTGTAAAGCTCAGCAAATATGTTTCTCTAGGATCTCTACTTGGTGCATTTAGCTTTTTGATTTTTTCCTTTTTCGCTTATAAAGACTCGTCATTCATTCAGCTATGCTGTTTTTTACTATTTGCGATTCTTTGCTTTACCCATCGTCAAAACATTAAAAGGTTGGCAAATGGCGTAGAAAACAAATATCCACCTAAGTAG